Proteins encoded by one window of Lates calcarifer isolate ASB-BC8 linkage group LG7_1, TLL_Latcal_v3, whole genome shotgun sequence:
- the gpr63 gene encoding probable G-protein coupled receptor 63 has protein sequence MSRVSSPATMPAHPGEEPFTPLLFPFKRQGTLTLVSAASFTGLLKLSESPAMEDISMANISLGSYSPPEPVTPTAEASQSLQGVGLPLQVFFCFVMAAILLVALLGNVVVCLMVYQRSAMRSAINILLASLAFADMMLAILNMPFALVTVVTTNWIFGDLFCRVSAMLFWFFVMEGVAVLLIISIDRFLIIVQKQDKLSPQRAKVLIVVTWGLSFIFSFPLAVGSPPLPVPPRAPQCVFGYSIEPGYHAYVLILMLVFFFMPFMVMLYTFMGILNTIRHNAIRIHSHPDSICLSQASKLGLLSLQRPFQMNIDMSFKTRAFTTILILFSVFTVCWAPFTAYSLVTTFSDGFYHKDSFFQISTWVLWLCYLKSALNPLIYYWRIKKFRDACLDLMPKYFKFLPQLPGNTKRRIQPSAVYVCGEHRSVV, from the coding sequence ATGTCGAGAGTGAGCTCACCAGCAACAATGCCTGCTCACCCTGGGGAAGAACCGTTCACTCCACTACTGTTCCCCTTCAAGAGACAAGGGACACTAACGCTAgtctctgctgcctcctttACGGGGCTGCTGAAGCTTTCTGAGAGCCCCGCGATGGAGGACATCTCCATGGCGAACATTTCCCTGGGCTCCTATTCGCCTCCGGAGCCCGTCACACCAACTGCAGAGGCCTCGCAGAGTCTGCAGGGTGTCGGCCTACCTCTGCAGGTCTTCTTCTGCTTCGTCATGGCTGCCATCCTGCTGGTGGCCCTGTTGGGGAACGTGGTGGTGTGCCTGATGGTGTACCAGAGATCTGCCATGCGCTCAGCCATCAACATCCTTCTGGCAAGCCTGGCATTCGCAGACATGATGCTGGCCATCCTGAACATGCCCTTTGCTCTGGTTACTGTGGTGACCACCAACTGGATTTTCGGAGACCTTTTCTGTCGAGTGTCAGCCATGCTCTTTTGGTTCTTTGTGATGGAAGGCGTGGCTGTACTCCTCATAATAAGCATAGATCGTTTTCTTATTATTGTCCAGAAGCAAGATAAGCTGAGCCCACAGAGAGCTAAAGTGCTTATAGTGGTCACATGGGGgctgtctttcattttctctttccccCTGGCCGTTGGGTCCCCTCCTCTACCTGTCCCTCCAAGAGCCCCTCAGTGTGTATTTGGCTACAGCATTGAGCCTGGCTACCATGCCTACGTATTGATCCTAATGCTAGTCTTCTTCTTCATGCCTTTCATGGTCATGCTGTATACATTCATGGGGATCCTGAACACCATCCGCCACAACGCCATCCGCATCCATAGCCACCCAGACAGCATCTGTCTAAGCCAGGCCAGCAAACTGGGTCTGCTGAGCCTCCAGAGGCCCTTCCAAATGAACATAGACATGAGCTTCAAGACCCGTGCCTTCACCaccatcctcatcctcttctctgtgtttacagtgtgcTGGGCACCTTTCACTGCCTACAGTCTGGTAACTACCTTTAGTGATGGGTTCTACCATAAAGACAGCTTTTTTCAAATCAGCACATGGGTCCTGTGGTTGTGCTACCTCAAGTCAGCCCTCAACCCTCTCATTTACTACTGGCGGATCAAGAAGTTCCGCGATGCCTGCCTTGACCTGATGCCCAAGTACTTCAAGTTTCTTCCTCAGCTGCCAGGAAACACGAAGAGACGCATACAGCCGAGCGCAGTTTATGTGTGTGGAGAGCATCGTTCTGTggtttaa
- the ndufaf4 gene encoding NADH dehydrogenase [ubiquinone] 1 alpha subcomplex assembly factor 4 has translation MGARVVRMFRNFNLENRVFREISKEKPRAAPRHAVSVPPSADASKAVDSVNQKNHPLLNHLRSVYVESTDPAAAAAAETSQELAQSKEAERRPLKFSLPGDPYGLVELTDVPKGKLTITEALKALSSHQRQPQTWTPEKIAQEYSLDLKDTKALLEFFIPFQVQIIPPKTENGQANKGFLGLDCW, from the exons ATGGGGGCACGCGTTGTGCGTATGTTCCGAAATTTCAACCTAGAAAACCGGGTATTCCGTGAAATCTCCAAGGAGAAGCCGCGGGCAGCTCCGCGACACGCGGTTAGTGTCCCGCCCTCCGCCGACGCCTCTAaag ctgtggattCGGTCAACCAGAAGAACCACCCTCTGCTGAACCACCTCAGGTCCGTGTATGTGGAGTCGAcagatccagcagcagcagcggcagcagag ACATCACAGGAACTGGCACAGAGCAAGGAAGCAGAGCGCCGGCCGCTCAAGTTCAGTTTACCAGGGGACCCATACGGCCTGGTGGAGCTCACCGACGTTCCTAAAGGCAAACTGACCATCACTGAAGCTCTGAAGGCCCTCAGCAGCCACCAGCGTCAGCCTCAGACGTGGACGCCTGAAAAGATCGCCCAGGAATATTCGCTTGACTTAAAAGACACAAAGGCTCTTCTGGAGTTCTTCATTCCCTTCCAGGTTCAGATCATACCGCCCAAGACTGAAAATGGCCAAGCAAATAAAGGCTTCTTAGGACTGGATTGTTGGTGa